In Streptomyces chartreusis NRRL 3882, the following are encoded in one genomic region:
- the crcB gene encoding fluoride efflux transporter CrcB, translating to MTAPEAESLRIRPADPHPSAWRAQAPVVAVVALGGGAGAAARYAASLWWPAHTGGFPWTIFWVNVAGCAVIGVFMVVITEFRAAHRLVRPFFGTGVLGGFTTFSTYAVDIQKLADSGHVRTGLTYLAATPLAALTAVWLAAWSTRRVLKWRQP from the coding sequence ATGACGGCCCCCGAGGCGGAAAGCCTCCGCATCCGGCCCGCTGACCCACACCCCTCCGCCTGGCGCGCCCAGGCACCGGTCGTTGCGGTGGTGGCGCTCGGCGGGGGAGCGGGGGCCGCCGCCCGCTACGCGGCGTCGCTGTGGTGGCCCGCGCACACGGGTGGCTTCCCCTGGACGATCTTCTGGGTCAACGTCGCGGGCTGCGCCGTGATCGGCGTGTTCATGGTGGTCATCACAGAGTTCCGGGCCGCGCACCGCCTGGTCCGCCCCTTTTTCGGCACCGGCGTGCTCGGGGGTTTCACGACCTTCTCGACCTACGCCGTCGACATCCAGAAGCTGGCCGACAGCGGCCACGTCCGCACCGGCCTGACCTACCTCGCCGCGACCCCGCTCGCGGCGCTCACGGCGGTGTGGCTCGCGGCCTGGTCGACCCGCCGTGTCCTGAAGTGGAGGCAGCCATGA